The following proteins are co-located in the Anomalospiza imberbis isolate Cuckoo-Finch-1a 21T00152 chromosome 1, ASM3175350v1, whole genome shotgun sequence genome:
- the DUSP22 gene encoding dual specificity protein phosphatase 22 isoform X6: MKYLCIPAADSPSQNLARHFRESIKFIHECRLTGEGCLVHCLAGVSRSVTLVVAYIMTITDFGWEDALSVVRAARSCANPNMGFQRQLQEFEKHDVDQFRQWLKEEYGENSSQDLQEAKNLLSKYKEQAELHQTTGGRQWNNNFSSVPSLSYSNYTTET; the protein is encoded by the exons ATGAAGTATTTGTGCATTCCTGCTGCTGACTCACCCTCGCAGAACtt agCAAGGCATTTCAGAGAGAGTATCAAATTTATCCATGAGTGCCGGCTCACAGGTGAAGGCTGCTTAGTTCACTG CCTTGCAGGTGTCTCCAGGAGTGTCACCCTGGTGGTTGCCTACATCATGACCATCACAGACTTTGGCTGGGAAGATGCACTGTCTGTTGTCCGTGCGGCGAGATCCTGTGCCAATCCAAACATGGGCTTCCAGAGACAGCTACAGGAATTTGAAAAACATGATGTTGATCAG TTCAGGCAGTGGCTGAAAGAAGAATATGGGGAAAACTCTTCTCAGGATCTGCAAGAAGCCAAAAATCTTCTGAGCAAATACAAAGAGCAGGCAGAGTTGCATCAGACTACTGGAGGAAGGCAGTGGAATAACAACTTCTCATCTGTGCCATCACTCTCATACAGCAACTACACAACAGAGACCTAG
- the DUSP22 gene encoding dual specificity protein phosphatase 22 isoform X5: MLEGMKYLCIPAADSPSQNLARHFRESIKFIHECRLTGEGCLVHCLAGVSRSVTLVVAYIMTITDFGWEDALSVVRAARSCANPNMGFQRQLQEFEKHDVDQFRQWLKEEYGENSSQDLQEAKNLLSKYKEQAELHQTTGGRQWNNNFSSVPSLSYSNYTTET, from the exons GGAATGAAGTATTTGTGCATTCCTGCTGCTGACTCACCCTCGCAGAACtt agCAAGGCATTTCAGAGAGAGTATCAAATTTATCCATGAGTGCCGGCTCACAGGTGAAGGCTGCTTAGTTCACTG CCTTGCAGGTGTCTCCAGGAGTGTCACCCTGGTGGTTGCCTACATCATGACCATCACAGACTTTGGCTGGGAAGATGCACTGTCTGTTGTCCGTGCGGCGAGATCCTGTGCCAATCCAAACATGGGCTTCCAGAGACAGCTACAGGAATTTGAAAAACATGATGTTGATCAG TTCAGGCAGTGGCTGAAAGAAGAATATGGGGAAAACTCTTCTCAGGATCTGCAAGAAGCCAAAAATCTTCTGAGCAAATACAAAGAGCAGGCAGAGTTGCATCAGACTACTGGAGGAAGGCAGTGGAATAACAACTTCTCATCTGTGCCATCACTCTCATACAGCAACTACACAACAGAGACCTAG